A genomic stretch from Bacteroidota bacterium includes:
- the ruvC gene encoding crossover junction endodeoxyribonuclease RuvC gives MNTDRIILGIDPGTTIMGYGIIHIKGSKMELITIGVLHLHKLADHPLKLKTIFERTLQLIDGYKPDELAIEAPFFGKNIQSMLKLGRAQGVAIAGALYKNIPIFEYSPKKIKQSITGNGSSSKEQVAAMLQTLLNFTEMPKHLDATDGLAAAVCHYFQRNKSGGKKSHSGWKSFLTDNPDKVI, from the coding sequence TTGAATACCGACAGAATTATACTTGGCATTGACCCCGGCACAACGATCATGGGCTATGGGATCATTCATATCAAGGGTTCTAAAATGGAGCTGATCACGATCGGAGTACTGCACCTACATAAACTGGCAGACCATCCGCTTAAACTGAAAACAATTTTTGAGCGCACACTTCAGCTTATTGACGGGTATAAACCGGATGAGCTGGCCATTGAAGCTCCGTTTTTCGGCAAGAACATTCAATCGATGTTGAAACTCGGAAGAGCACAGGGAGTGGCTATTGCAGGGGCTTTATATAAAAATATCCCCATTTTTGAATATTCGCCAAAAAAAATAAAACAATCCATTACAGGGAACGGCAGTTCTTCGAAAGAGCAGGTAGCGGCAATGCTGCAAACATTATTGAATTTTACCGAAATGCCCAAACACCTCGACGCGACAGATGGATTGGCAGCGGCGGTGTGTCATTACTTCCAAAGAAACAAAAGCGGTGGTAAAAAGAGTCATTCGGGCTGGAAATCGTTTTTGACAGACAATCCGGATAAGGTGATATAG
- a CDS encoding glycosyltransferase has translation MIQLLFYSVAFITLVTGAAYAYIVLKVATGWKKIPVFEPGKYLPSTSVSVIIAARNEEKNILSCLDSLIKQDYPKHLFEIIVVDDDSSDSTALLVQVAGAKNSSVKIKLFKAAGIGSSGGGKKNALKIGIANSTGKLIVTTDADCVMNNQWLSAIVGFYEQHQPKMIMGPVATYGETSGFGSLQSMELMALMAFSGVFCRQNTPIMSNGANLAYERSAFTEAGGFDGIDHIASGDDVLLMDKFVQKFPGQVKFLRSQAAIVSTKVQRTFGGFLYQRMRWASKGMSNISTVSASVAILISGINIVLFFNLVLSFFYGKFAGTFLALLSLKFIADHILLSVVSVFFNKQVRTINILVSQFVQYCVNITSWNAEKIRLERSNCKICLKETDR, from the coding sequence ATGATACAGCTTTTGTTTTATAGTGTTGCATTCATTACCCTCGTTACAGGAGCAGCCTATGCCTATATTGTGTTAAAAGTAGCAACCGGCTGGAAAAAGATTCCTGTATTTGAACCCGGTAAATACCTGCCTTCAACCTCTGTAAGCGTAATTATAGCAGCGCGTAATGAAGAAAAAAATATTTTAAGCTGCCTGGATAGCCTGATAAAACAGGATTATCCCAAACACCTTTTTGAAATAATTGTAGTTGATGATGATTCGTCGGATAGTACGGCTTTATTAGTTCAGGTTGCCGGCGCTAAGAACAGCAGTGTAAAGATTAAATTATTTAAAGCAGCTGGTATCGGCTCATCTGGGGGAGGGAAGAAGAATGCGTTGAAAATCGGTATTGCAAACTCAACCGGTAAGCTTATTGTAACAACGGATGCGGATTGCGTAATGAACAATCAATGGCTGTCAGCCATCGTTGGATTTTATGAACAACATCAGCCTAAAATGATTATGGGCCCTGTTGCTACTTATGGTGAAACTTCGGGTTTCGGATCATTGCAAAGTATGGAGTTAATGGCCCTCATGGCATTTAGCGGAGTGTTTTGCCGGCAGAACACTCCTATTATGAGCAATGGAGCCAATCTGGCGTACGAACGGAGTGCATTTACAGAGGCGGGAGGATTCGATGGAATTGACCATATAGCCTCCGGAGATGATGTTCTGTTGATGGATAAATTCGTACAGAAATTTCCGGGGCAGGTGAAGTTCCTGAGGTCGCAGGCAGCTATTGTAAGCACAAAAGTGCAGCGTACCTTTGGCGGGTTTTTATATCAGCGAATGCGCTGGGCTTCGAAAGGCATGTCAAATATAAGCACGGTTTCGGCTAGTGTGGCTATACTTATAAGTGGAATTAATATTGTGCTTTTTTTCAATTTAGTTTTGTCGTTTTTTTACGGTAAATTTGCGGGAACATTTTTGGCGCTTTTAAGCTTAAAGTTTATTGCGGATCATATATTGCTGAGTGTTGTATCGGTTTTTTTTAACAAACAAGTACGTACAATCAACATATTGGTTTCGCAATTCGTTCAGTATTGTGTTAATATTACTTCTTGGAATGCGGAAAAAATACGTTTGGAAAGATCGAATTGTAAAATCTGTTTGAAGGAGACTGATAGATGA
- a CDS encoding flippase-like domain-containing protein, with translation MVQKLRQYKGISLFIKLAIVGGCLYYIYHKIFNRSDFAGMSNELKAAFVKINLSDIFLLFIFMFFNWSLEAIKWRMIIRHLEPLSFFRSLSAVLTGVTVSVFTPNRAGEFGGRIFFLEHENRLQGILLTFLGNSAQLLITILTGALALLFYLSGYTDINEKQNPYLFFTFVIMVVLMSIALLLAYFNVSFISSLTRRIKVLARFQYYIDALDEYSGAELAKIILLSLLRYVIFTAQFFFLLRLFNVNINVKEGLTMIALTFFAITAIPTITVTELGIRGSAALAFIGLLSGNNLGIVTASFALWIINIAIPAIAGSVFVFRLDLFKSKI, from the coding sequence ATGGTTCAAAAATTACGTCAATACAAAGGTATAAGTCTTTTCATCAAGTTGGCTATTGTGGGCGGCTGCCTGTATTATATTTATCACAAAATTTTTAACCGCAGCGATTTTGCCGGTATGAGTAATGAACTGAAAGCGGCATTCGTCAAAATTAACCTGTCGGATATTTTCTTATTGTTCATTTTCATGTTTTTCAATTGGTCGCTGGAGGCTATTAAGTGGCGGATGATCATCCGCCACCTGGAACCGCTTTCTTTTTTCAGATCTCTTTCAGCAGTTTTAACCGGGGTAACTGTAAGTGTATTCACACCCAACAGGGCAGGGGAGTTTGGCGGACGCATTTTTTTTCTTGAACATGAAAATCGTTTGCAGGGGATACTGCTGACCTTCCTGGGCAACTCGGCGCAATTACTCATTACTATATTGACGGGAGCTTTGGCTTTGCTTTTTTACCTGTCGGGATACACCGATATCAATGAGAAGCAAAATCCTTATTTATTTTTCACGTTTGTAATCATGGTTGTACTGATGAGCATCGCTCTTCTCCTCGCCTATTTTAATGTTTCATTCATAAGTAGTTTAACCCGCAGAATTAAAGTTCTTGCCCGCTTCCAGTATTACATAGATGCGTTGGATGAATATTCAGGTGCTGAACTGGCAAAGATCATTTTATTGTCATTGTTGCGTTATGTAATATTTACAGCACAGTTCTTTTTTCTGCTGCGGCTGTTCAATGTAAATATAAATGTGAAAGAAGGATTGACAATGATAGCTCTGACTTTTTTCGCCATAACCGCTATCCCTACCATTACCGTAACAGAGCTTGGTATCCGGGGTTCCGCGGCATTGGCATTTATTGGGTTGTTGTCCGGGAACAATCTCGGTATAGTAACCGCATCATTTGCGTTGTGGATTATTAATATCGCTATTCCCGCAATTGCCGGTTCGGTGTTTGTATTCAGGCTTGATTTGTTTAAGAGCAAGATATGA
- a CDS encoding OmpA family protein — MQTNKLLCFSLVGLAIVLTSCVPQRLLEEEKTKRKSCEEELSSIKTRQQEFEAQNKEMKITLNDVQQRLDKLQKDTALMGSSYRLMALKYDKLNGVNEQLLEKYNKMMDININDTKKISTELQATQESLLKRQDELKALEASLNEKQKTLDQVKAELQLREKKIAEMQEILKRKDDAVIALKNKVTDALLGFENKGLTITQKNGKVYVSLDESLLFASGKTNVEAKGAEALKKLASVLEQNTDINVMVEGHTDNVPMKGSGDIKDNWDLSVMRATSIIKILTSNKNVDPKRLTAAGRGEYFPIDPASTSDARKKNRRTEIILTPKLDELFKILETN; from the coding sequence ATGCAAACAAACAAACTCCTCTGTTTTAGCCTCGTCGGACTGGCTATTGTTCTTACTTCATGCGTACCACAGCGTTTGCTTGAAGAAGAGAAAACAAAACGTAAAAGCTGTGAAGAGGAACTTTCTTCAATAAAGACAAGACAGCAGGAATTTGAAGCGCAAAACAAAGAAATGAAGATCACCCTGAACGACGTGCAGCAAAGGCTGGACAAACTTCAGAAGGATACTGCGCTGATGGGCAGCAGTTATCGCTTAATGGCGCTTAAATACGACAAACTTAACGGCGTAAACGAGCAATTGCTTGAGAAGTATAATAAAATGATGGACATAAATATTAATGACACCAAGAAAATATCTACAGAGCTACAGGCAACACAGGAGTCGCTGCTTAAAAGGCAGGATGAACTTAAAGCGCTGGAGGCAAGCCTGAATGAAAAACAAAAGACGCTCGACCAGGTGAAGGCTGAACTTCAGCTCCGGGAGAAAAAGATCGCCGAGATGCAGGAGATATTGAAAAGGAAAGATGACGCGGTTATTGCCTTGAAAAATAAAGTGACGGATGCCTTGCTCGGTTTCGAAAATAAAGGCCTGACCATTACACAGAAAAATGGAAAGGTCTATGTTTCGCTTGATGAAAGTTTGTTATTCGCTTCCGGCAAAACCAATGTGGAAGCCAAAGGTGCCGAAGCATTAAAAAAACTGGCCAGTGTACTCGAACAAAATACCGACATCAATGTAATGGTGGAGGGTCATACGGATAATGTTCCGATGAAGGGATCCGGAGATATTAAGGACAACTGGGATCTGAGTGTTATGCGGGCTACGTCCATCATAAAAATTCTTACATCCAACAAAAATGTTGATCCTAAACGATTGACAGCAGCCGGCCGCGGCGAATACTTCCCGATCGACCCTGCCAGCACTTCGGATGCCCGTAAGAAGAACCGCAGGACAGAAATTATTTTAACTCCTAAACTGGACGAACTGTTTAAGATACTGGAAACGAATTAG
- a CDS encoding ABC transporter permease: MSNIHRRRGSHSLTFYAWQRLKKNKLALLGLYLITASFLIAVFGYLIVPDSTPDANDQKLELSVKHPGFTVKELCIRKNQISNKKSFFSKMIFGRENDFKEAPFYDFEFNGNDIIYEEYTGHENNRGPKIKYNMVDVIYAVDFSKPFIDNAKEGFVEFYDIDSARQIKLKTHEMKSQIIRDHIKTHVYLLGTDRVGRDMLSRLIIGTRISLAVGFISVILSILIGVVMGTLSGYFRGWIDNLIMWIINVVWSIPTLLLVIAVTLALGKGFWQVFIAVGVTMWVEVARVIRGQVLSLRENEFVEAGRALGFGNFRIIMGHVLPNIIGPIIVLSAANFANAILIEAGLSFLGIGAQPPTASWGGMISAHRGYIIADAAYLAFLPGIAIMLMVLAFVLLGNGLRDAFDTKTVEEVGV, translated from the coding sequence ATGAGCAATATTCACAGAAGGAGAGGTTCGCATTCACTTACATTTTACGCATGGCAGCGATTGAAGAAGAATAAACTTGCTTTGCTGGGTCTGTATTTGATCACTGCCAGTTTTCTGATCGCCGTCTTCGGGTATCTTATTGTGCCCGATTCCACACCGGATGCGAATGATCAAAAACTTGAACTGTCCGTTAAACATCCCGGCTTTACTGTGAAGGAGCTTTGTATCCGGAAAAACCAGATTTCAAATAAAAAAAGTTTTTTTTCAAAAATGATCTTTGGCCGCGAGAATGATTTTAAGGAAGCGCCTTTTTATGATTTTGAATTTAACGGGAATGATATAATTTACGAGGAATACACAGGTCATGAAAATAATAGGGGCCCTAAAATAAAATATAACATGGTAGATGTTATATACGCTGTTGACTTCAGCAAGCCATTCATAGATAATGCAAAGGAAGGTTTTGTTGAGTTTTATGACATTGATTCGGCCCGGCAAATAAAGTTAAAAACACACGAGATGAAATCTCAGATCATCCGCGACCATATTAAAACACATGTTTACCTGTTGGGCACCGATCGTGTTGGCCGCGATATGTTGAGCAGGCTGATCATCGGTACCAGGATCTCGCTGGCTGTAGGATTTATATCTGTGATCCTTTCGATCCTTATCGGAGTTGTAATGGGGACATTGAGCGGTTATTTCAGGGGCTGGATCGATAATTTGATCATGTGGATAATTAATGTTGTATGGTCTATACCAACATTATTACTGGTTATTGCTGTAACCCTTGCTTTGGGTAAGGGCTTCTGGCAGGTATTTATTGCGGTAGGTGTGACCATGTGGGTGGAGGTTGCCCGCGTAATACGCGGACAGGTGCTTAGTCTGCGCGAAAACGAATTTGTGGAGGCCGGTCGTGCGTTGGGCTTCGGTAATTTTCGTATCATCATGGGACATGTATTGCCTAATATTATAGGCCCCATAATTGTTTTATCTGCCGCTAATTTTGCCAATGCCATATTGATTGAAGCCGGCCTGAGTTTTCTCGGTATTGGTGCTCAGCCCCCAACTGCCTCCTGGGGAGGAATGATAAGCGCCCACAGGGGTTACATTATCGCTGATGCCGCTTACCTGGCCTTCCTGCCCGGCATAGCTATCATGCTCATGGTGCTTGCCTTTGTACTACTCGGCAATGGCCTGCGCGACGCGTTTGATACTAAAACAGTGGAAGAAGTTGGGGTGTAA